Within Winogradskyella helgolandensis, the genomic segment TGAGCTTTTGTTGTCGCCACCTAAAACCATACCAGCGACATCATCGATAACGCTACCGTCACCATCGGCATCCAATATTTTTTCTAAAAAGCTTTGTTCATTAGCAGTATCATTACCGCCTAATAAACCACCTAAAAGACCACTTATGTCAGACTGAGAACTTGCATTACTTTGGCTCGCTTGTTTTCCTAAAACACCCATTAAAATTGGAGCTGCTACTTTTAAAATATTAGCGACTGAACCAGCATCTAAACCAGATTTTTGACCAATAACTTGTTCTACACCTTGTTGCTTACTACCTAATACATGGCTAAGGATTTTAGCTCCATCATCTTTTACGTTATCATCAACGCCACCACCAAATAAACCGCCAAGGTTATCTAAGATACTTCCGTCATGCTTGCTGCTTAAAGCGCTCATAAGTCCTGCTGCTCCTTCTGGGGTAGAAGCATTACGCTCCATTGCTTTCATAAGTACAGGTAACGCCATTGTTAATACGCTACTTGTTTTATCTTGATCTGTTCCTGTAGAACCAGAAACACCACTAATAATTGATTTTCCGATATCACTGTTTAATAAGTCTAAAATTCCTGCCATTTTGTATATAATTAAGGTTAATAAAATTTAAGCATTTGAAGGTACAAAAAAAGTCCCACGTTAGTAGGACTCATTTTATTTGATTTGGTCACATTTATAATGTTAACCTAAAATAGTTATGATTTGCTCAGCTAATTCAGTACCAATTCTATCTTGTGCTTCATTCGTTGCTGCTCCTGTATGCGGAGTTAATGATAATGCAGGATTCATTAGTAATTGAATTTCTGGTTGTGGCTCTTTCTCAAAAACATCTAAAGCAGCTCTAGAAACTTTACCGCTTTCTATGGCTTTAACAAGAGCAATTTCGTTAACAACTCCACCACGTGCAGCATTAGCGATAATAACACCATCTTTCATTTGTTTGAATTCAGCTTCGTCAATAACATAGTCTTTCTGTGCTGGTACGTGAAGTGTTAAAAAATCAGCTTGTTTCAAAACGTCTTCTTTTGAAATGGTTTCAATTTCAAAATTTAATTTCTGACCATCAAAGAACTCTAATTCTAAATTCGCTTTTTCTAAAAATGGATCAAAAGCAACAACTTTCATTCCAGCTCCAATTGCCACTTTAGCTGTAGCCTGACCTATACGACCAAAACCTAAAACACCTAAAGTTTTACCTTTAAGTTCAGTGCCTTTAGCATAAGCTTTCTTTAAGTTTTTAAATTTAGAATCACCTTCTAATGGCATATCGCGATTAGAGTTATGTAAATAACGCGCTAAACCATAAAAATGTCCAAATACTAATTCTGCTACTGAATGTGACGATGCAGCAGGCGTATTGATAACACTTAAGCCTTTGCCGCGTGCATAATCCACATCAATATTATCCATACCAACTCCACCACGGCCTATAATTTTTAGGCTAGGGCAGTTGTCAATTAAATCCTTTCGTACTGTTGTTGCGCTTCTAACTAATAAAACAGAAATGTCATTTTTGTTGATGTAGTTTTCTAATTGTTCTTGTGCAACTGTTGTTGTGATAACTTCGTAACCAGCAGCTTCTAATGCATTAATTCCACTTTGAGAAACTCCGTCGTTTGCTAATACTTTCATTTTCCTATCCCTATCTCTTTCTTAAAGAAAGAGAACTGATTCGGGTAATTTTATAGTTAATATTAAATTTTATTATTTTGTTTTAAAAAACGCTCTTTTTATGATGTCTAGGTGAATACTGAATACTGCCTACTGACAACTAAAATTTAAGCTTTACTTTCTAATTCGCTCATAACTTCAACTAGCGCTTTTACACTATCTAAAGACAAAGCGTTATACATTGATGCTCTGTAGCCTCCAACACTTCTGTGACCATTGATCCCATTAATACCAGCTTCTTTTACCATAGCTTCAAAAGTTTCCTTTAGGTTTTCGTTTTCTAAAGTGAACGTAGCATTCATTAAAGAACGATCTTCTTTAACAGCATAGCCTTTAAATAATGGGTTTAAATCAATTTCAGAATAGATTAAACTCGCTTTCTTTTCGTTTTCCTTTTCAATTGCTTTGATACCTCCTAAGTTCTTTAACCATTCTAAAGTTAACATAGAAACATAAACAGCAAATACAGGAGGCGTATTAAACATACTTCCTTTGCTGATGTGTGTTTTATAATCCATCATTGATGGAATTTTACGCGATACCTTTCCTAAAATATCTTCTTTTATAACCACTAGAGTTGTTCCTGCAGGTCCCATATTTTTTTGAGCACCAGCATAAATCAAATCAAATTTTGAAAAATCTAACTGACGCGAAAAAATATCACTACTCATATCACACACCATAGGAATTGGAGAAGTTGGAAAACTTTTCATCTGAGTGCCAAAAATAGTATTATTGGAAGTACAGTGAAAGTAATCGTAATCTTCTGGAATATCGTAACCTTTTGGAATGTAGTTGTAATTTGCACTTTTTGAAGACCCTACTTCATATATGTCATCATAGATTTTAGCCTCCTTAATAGATTTGTCAGCCCAAGTACCAGAGTTTAAATAACCAGCTCTTTTTTCTAATAGGTTTAAAGCTACCATTAAAAATTGTGTACTCGCACCACCTTGAAGGAAGAGAGCTTTATAACCTTTACCTTCTAGTCCTAACAGCTCTAATGCTAAGGATCGTGCATTTTCCATAACATCTACAAAAGGTTTGCTTCGGTGAGAAATCTCTAATAGAGAAAGTCCGTCATCAAAGTTTAAAACTGCTGCTGCTGCTTGTTCCATTACCGATTTTGGTAGTACACATGGTCCTGCACTAAAATTATGTTTTTTCATTGTATTATGAATTTAGTTCAGAATCTTAACATATAAATTCTGAATCTATTAATTTTTAAACAGCTACAAAGGTGCTAATTAATTGCTTAAATTATGTTACGAAAATGATAATTTTTATCTTATATTTCTAATAAAAACTCAACAGTATCTACATTGTCTGCATAATCCCAAAGTTGAGGATTTTGAGTATTTCCAAAAGTAATTTCATTATTAGCGAATCCATTAGCTACTATACATTGTATTTTGTCTGAATCCGTTGCTAATTTTTGTTGC encodes:
- the serC gene encoding 3-phosphoserine/phosphohydroxythreonine transaminase, which encodes MKKHNFSAGPCVLPKSVMEQAAAAVLNFDDGLSLLEISHRSKPFVDVMENARSLALELLGLEGKGYKALFLQGGASTQFLMVALNLLEKRAGYLNSGTWADKSIKEAKIYDDIYEVGSSKSANYNYIPKGYDIPEDYDYFHCTSNNTIFGTQMKSFPTSPIPMVCDMSSDIFSRQLDFSKFDLIYAGAQKNMGPAGTTLVVIKEDILGKVSRKIPSMMDYKTHISKGSMFNTPPVFAVYVSMLTLEWLKNLGGIKAIEKENEKKASLIYSEIDLNPLFKGYAVKEDRSLMNATFTLENENLKETFEAMVKEAGINGINGHRSVGGYRASMYNALSLDSVKALVEVMSELESKA
- a CDS encoding DUF937 domain-containing protein; translated protein: MAGILDLLNSDIGKSIISGVSGSTGTDQDKTSSVLTMALPVLMKAMERNASTPEGAAGLMSALSSKHDGSILDNLGGLFGGGVDDNVKDDGAKILSHVLGSKQQGVEQVIGQKSGLDAGSVANILKVAAPILMGVLGKQASQSNASSQSDISGLLGGLLGGNDTANEQSFLEKILDADGDGSVIDDVAGMVLGGDNKSSGGIGGLLGGIFGK
- a CDS encoding D-2-hydroxyacid dehydrogenase, encoding MKVLANDGVSQSGINALEAAGYEVITTTVAQEQLENYINKNDISVLLVRSATTVRKDLIDNCPSLKIIGRGGVGMDNIDVDYARGKGLSVINTPAASSHSVAELVFGHFYGLARYLHNSNRDMPLEGDSKFKNLKKAYAKGTELKGKTLGVLGFGRIGQATAKVAIGAGMKVVAFDPFLEKANLELEFFDGQKLNFEIETISKEDVLKQADFLTLHVPAQKDYVIDEAEFKQMKDGVIIANAARGGVVNEIALVKAIESGKVSRAALDVFEKEPQPEIQLLMNPALSLTPHTGAATNEAQDRIGTELAEQIITILG